The following is a genomic window from Methanolinea sp..
ACTTCGCGTCCGGTGGTTACTTCGACCTCATCATCTCTGTCCACTCTGCGCTGAGCTCCGTCCCCTTCTTCCACTTCTTCACGGTCGAGTACGTCTCGTGGAGCAGGATGCCCCGGCGCTCCGTTCCCTACGAGGTGAGCGAGGGTGTCGTCAGGCTCTACATCCCGAAGATCATCGTGACCGGGCCACCCTCGTGCGGGAAGACCACGTTTGTCGCGAACGCGTCCGACACCGGCCTCAGCGCGGACCGGGGGGACCTCGATGGCTTCAGGACGACGGTCGCGATGGACCTCGGGTGGCTCCACCTGAAGGGTTTCGACATCACGCTGTTCGGGACCCCCGGCCAGCCGAGGTTCGACCCGATCATCCCGAGGATCGTGCGAAACGCGATGGGGGCCATCATGATGATAGACGCGACCCGGCCGGAAACGCTCCCCCGGGCAAGGGACCTCCTCACTCTCGTATTCTCGGCGAGGATCCCCTTCGTGGTCGCCGTCAACAAGGTCGACCTCCCCCACAGGATGGACGAGAGGATGGTCAGGGAGAGTCTTAAACTGAAAGACGACGTTCCCGTGTTCTTCATAAGCTCGCTCCGCCGCTCGGATGTCCATTCCGTGCTCGAGTCGATGCTCGACCGCATCACGCGCCACTCGGCGTGAGTCGGGGAAAGGCGTGGGAATGCTCACGTTCGTTGGCCTGGGCCTGTACGACCACCGCGACGTCTCGGTGAAGGGCCTTGAAGCGATCCGCCGTGCCGGAATAGTCTTCTTCGAGGAGTACACCTCCCGGCTGGCGGGGACAACCATCCTGGAGATGGAGGAGTACTTTGGGAGGGAGATCAGGTGCGTGGGGAGGAGAGAGATAGAGGAGGTTCCCGATGTGATCCTCGAAGCGGCGGAAAACCAGGACGTCGTCCTCCTGACAGGCGGCGATCCCATGGTCTCGACGACCCACGCCGACCTCCGCATCAGGGCACACAGGAGGGGGATAAAGACCGCGATCATCCACGGGGCCTCCATCGCGAGTGCCGTGTGCGGTCTGTCAGGCCTCCAGAACTACCGCTTCGGCAAGTCGTGTTCGGTCCCGTTCCCGCGGGAGAACTGGTTTCCCCTGACGCCCGCGGAGGTCATCTCGGCGAATCTCGCGCGTGATCTCCACACCCTCGTGTACCTCGATATCGCCGGGGACAGGTGCATGACGGTCCACGAAGGTGTCAGGCTTCTCGAGGAGATGTCCCGGAGATGCGGTTTTTCCATCCCCCTCTACGTGGGGATCGCGAGGGCGGGATCCCCGCACCCTGACGTCTTTGCCGGGACCGCGGAGGAGATATTCGCCCACGACTTCGGTCCACCCCTCCACGTTCTGGTCGTCCCGGGCTCCCTCCACGTCGTGGAGAGGGAGTACCTCGAGGTGTTCGGGGGATTATGACGATCGCGGCGTGGAGGGAGGCTGTCGCCCGGAGACTGGATGGTGCGGCAGTCCACCCGCCCCGGGGAACCGTTTACCATGCCCTCGCGGGGGAGATGGAGGCGATGGCGAGGTCCTACCTCGCTGACGGCGACTTCTTCCTCTCGCGGGGAGACCATGTCAATGCGCTCGCGGCCTTCTCGTACGCGCTCGGGTGGCTCGACACCGCGGTCTCCCTCGGCCTCCTCTCGCCGGGGGATCACTCGTGCGGGTGGCTCTTTGCACCCGTCGCGGTCCCCGGGGAGGAGCGCGACAGGCTGGTGGAGAAGGCGGGCCGTTACGGGAAGATGCTGCGCGCGGCGCTCGGGTGCACGGTCCCCGCCCCGGAAGAAGGCACGCGGGTGCGTGCATCCTGCGACCGCATCTTTTGCGCCTGCACGGTCCTCCTGGAATTCGGGGACACCTTTGCATCACGGGGCATGGCCGGAAATGCGCTCGGCGCGTACAGCTACGGCCACGGGTGGCTCGACGCGGGGGTCCGGGCGGGGCTCTTCAGGATCACCGGCAACCGCGTGCTCTTCGCGGTGTGAGGGGTCTCGTAATGTTTCCGCGGATTAATCGTAAACTTTTATGCGCTCGGGAAGCTCCAACTATCACGCTTCTTGAACCCGCGATACCGGCGGCGTGAGGACCATGGAGAAGAGCGAGAGACGCTGGTTGTGGGTGTCGCTTGGGTTCTCGCTCGTCGTGCTCGCGCTCATCCTCTTCTTCACGGTCGACTCGTCGACCTTCACGCTCCTCGAGCGGATGAACCCCCTCTTCATCGTCCTCGCGCTCTGCATCCACCTCCTCGCGCTCTTCTTCTGGTCCCTCCGGATATGGTGCATGAGCCGTGGCCTCGGGTACAGCGTCCCGCTCCTCCACTGCGTGAACCTCGTCTACGCAAATCTCCTCGTCGCGGCCATCACGCCGTCGCAGGCGGGGGGAGAGCCCGTGCGGGTCCACGAGCTCTACCGCGCGGGGGTGAAGGTCGGGGACGCGACCGCGATCGTCATCACGGAGCGGATCCTCGACGGGATCGTGCTCGGCGTGGGCGGGGCCTTCTTCATGTTCGTCCTCGGGAGTATCTGGCAGACGGTCGGGTCGATCTACAGCTACTTCCTCTACCTCTCGTGGATATTCATCACGGCACTCGTCGCCATGTTCCTCTACTCCGTGAAGAAACCGTATATCCTCAAGCGGTTCCTCGGGGGAATCACCCGGCACGTCGCGCGGTTCCGGGGGAAGGAGAAGGCCGAGTACTATGCCCGCCGCATCGACAGGGAGGTCGACAACTTCCACTCGACACTCGTCCTCTTCATCAGGCAGGGGAAGAGGGGTCTCCTCCTCGGGCTCGTCTTCACCGCGGTCTTCTGGTTCCTCGAGGCGATCATCGTCTCTGTCATCCTCGTGGGACTCTCCCAGCCCCCGATCCTCGTCGAGTCCATGATCATCCAGCTCATCATCGCCATCATCATGATGATCCCGCTCACTCCCGGGGGCTCGGGCATCGCGGAGATCCTCTTCTCGACGATGTACGGCCTCTACATCCCCCACGCCCTCATCGGGATAGTCGTCGTGCTGTGGCGCAGCATCCTCTACTATTCCAACATCCTGCTCGGGCTCCTCGGGTCCCTCGCCATCGTCCGCCGGGAGGCACGGGGCAGCGGCGCCGATAAACCTTAATGTAACGACAGGAGCAATCCTCTCACAGGTATGGAAGCGATCCGCTGCAGCGTGAAAGGTGTCTACATGGCAATCGGCCCGCTCGGGGCATCACCTGCAGTCGTCATCTCCCTCCCGGGCGAAGACATGTGCATCCCGATCTACATCGGGTTGTGGGAGGCAATCTCCATCCGCAACGCGCTGAAGGGGGAGATCCCCCCGCGGCCGCTCACGCACGACCTCTTCGTCGAGTTCATGAAGGCGTTCGGGATCGAACTCCGGGAGATGATCATCGATTCGCTCGAGGACGGCGTCTACTACGCGCGCGTGATATTCATCCACGACAACCAGCGCACGAGCATGGACTGCCGGCCGAGCGACGGCATCGCGCTCTCCCTCCGGTGCAACGCGGATCTCTTCGTGGACGACGAGGTCGTCGCGGATTCGTCGGTCCGGTTCTCGGAACTCACCGGCCTGCAGGATCTCGACGCGTTCCTTGGGAGCTAGTGCCTTTTCGCCGGGCCTCGAGCTCGCCGACCACGTCGTCCCACTCCGTTCCCGCCGCCCGGAGACCGATCATGAGGTGGAAGACGAGGTCTGCCGCCTCGCCCACGATCGCCTCTTTCTTCCCGTTCTTGACGGCGAGGATGAACTCCGTGGCCTCTTCGCCCACCTTCTCGAGCACCCTGTCGATTCCCTTGGGGTCCGAGACGAGCGACGCGACGTACGAACCCTGCCGCGGGTGATCGACGCGGTCCCGTATCACCTCGAAGAGGGCGGTGAGGGTTCCCTCACTGGGCGCCACCCGTTCCCTCCTCGACGAGGACCTCGCCGATCTCCGGTCCCCCGAACCTCCTCGAGAGGATCCGCGCCTTCTCGATGGTGATTCCCCCCTTGCCTATCGCGAGGCCGAGGTCTGCCTTCTGCTTCACGACGATGTCGATCGTGCCCGGGACCGCGGATTGCCTCGTCGCGGTCACCGTCGCGGGCTTGAACATGTGCGCGATGAACTGGAATAGGTCATCGGAGTATTCGACCATCTCGACCTTCTTGCCGAGCACCTTCTGGAGTCGGCGGATATTCTCGCCCTTCTTGCCGATCGCGAGGCCCATGTCCCCGGGCTTGATGACGTAGATGACGCGCCCGTATTTCTCGTCGATGACACAGTCTATTGCAGTTGCCTTCGTGAGTATCCGCAGTTCCTCGATATATCGCCTTTCCTTGAATCCGATCGTTCGCTCCATCGAGTTTTCCGTATATATGTTCCCGGCACGAGGGATTAAAACCATTTGCCGGGGAACGTTGCCGGGGAACGAGTGGATTTTTCCACCGTCGGGCGGCAAAAGAGGGGGGGGCTTTGGAATCCGTCCGGCGGGACTCCCCCGGCGGGGGCAGGTGACCGCACCGCGACTCGCCGGCCAGGCTACCCGATGAGGTAGACCACGCTGACCTCTGCGGTGACCTTCACCTCGCCGGCCTCTATGGGCGTCGGCACACCGTCGAGCCCCGTTTCTGCCCTCATCATCGCGATGTTGCTCGCGTAGATCCGCGGGGGATAGTACCCCGACACCGTGATCTGCTTCACGCCGGTGATTTTGACACCCGCCGCGTTCGCGACCGCGGAGGCCTCGCTGTACGCCCTGTTGACGGCCTGCGCGAGCAGCTCGTTCCGGACGGACTGCTCGAGCTCGTCGCTCACGAAGAACCCGATCGATCCCACCTGGTTCGCACCCGCCGTGACCGCGGCGTCGATGACCTCGCCGGTCCGCGTGACGTCCCTCAGTGTCACCTGGAGGCTGTTCGTGACCTGGTAGTACTTCACCTTCGGCCGGAACAGGCCCTTTGAATCGTCGTAGACGGGGACGACCGAGTACCCGACTGTTTTCAGGTCCCTCCTCGGAATTCCGAGCCCCTCGATCGCGGCCTTCACGCCGTCCATTGTCCGCGCGTTCTCGCCCTGGGCGGCCTTCACGTCGGCGTTCTCCGTGACCACGGAGACCGTGACGACGGCGCGATCGGGCGTGACCATGGTCTCGGCCCTGCCCGACGTCGCGAGGGTCTTCTCGTCGCCCCCCTGTGCCGCTGCCGTTCCCGCGAGCACCGCCCCGACGAGGAGGACGAGGAGCCCGGCGAGGGCAACCCGCATTGCACGTGGTTTCGGTTCCATGGTCTCCGTTATCCACCGTAAAATTCAAATATCTTTCCTAAACTTCGAAAATGTTCGCAGTTATACGTGCTCGTGGAAACCCCCCTGTGTCTCTGGCCCCGTCCCGCCGTCCCAAGCTACATGAAGGGAGAGGGCGTACATATTCGATCGTTCCCTTATGGCCTCAACGCTGGTCGAGAAGATATTCTCAAGGAAGTGTTCGCGGGACGTGAAGGCAGGTGACGTCGTCATGGTGCCTGTCGACCTCGCGATGATCCACGACATCACCGGGCCCCTCGCCGTCCAGAAATTCCGTGAAATGGGTGGGGAAAAGGTATTCGATCCCCGCCGGGTATTCCTCCTCTTCGACCACCAGGTGCCTGCGGATTCCATCCCGGCGGCAGAAAACCACGCTTTCCTGAGACAGTTCGCGAGAGAACAGGGTATCGAGAACCTCGACGGGAGGGAGGGTATATGCCACCAGGTCGTGATGGAGCGGGGGCGCGCCGCTCCCGGCGAGGTGATCGTCGGCGCGGACTCGCACACCTGCATGTACGGCGCGGCGGGCGCGTTCGCGACAGGTATCGGGTCGACGGACATGGGATTCGTCCTGAAGTTCGGCGCCCTCTACTTCCGCGTTCCGCAGACCGTGAAGGTCACGGCCGAGGGAGAATTCCCGTGGAGGGTCGGGCCAAAGGACCTCATCCTCGAGATCGTGCGGAGGGTCGGGGCCGACGGCGCGACGTACCAGGCCATCGAGTTCTCGGGGGAGACCTTCAGGAAGATGGGGATGGCAGGACGGATGACCTGCTGCAATATGGCAGTGGAGATGGGCGCAAAGGCGGGGATAGTCCCGCCGGACGACGTCACGTGGGAGTACCTCGCGGGGAAGAGGGACATCGCGCCGTTCCCGCTCGAAAGCGACGGGGGGGCACCATTCAGCGCGGAGTACACGGTCGACGTCTCACGGCTTGGGCCGCGTGTCGCCGTCCCGCACAACGTCGACCAGGTGGTCGACGTCTCCAAGGTCGCGGGGACACGCATCGACCAGGTCTTCATCGGGTCCTGCACGAACGGGAGGTTCGAGGATCTCAAGGAGGCAGCCGACGTCCTCGGGGAGAGGGCATTCCACCCCGACGTGAGGGTCATCGTCGTCCCCGCCTCGAGGACCGAGTACCTGAAGGCGCTGAGGGCGGGGCTAATAGAGAAGTTCGTCTCTGCGGGGGCACTCGTCGAGGCACCCTGCTGCGGGCCGTGCATGGGAGGGGCGTTTGGGCTCCTTGCCCGGGGCGAGGTCTCCCTCTCCACCTCGAACAGGAACTTCCGGGGACGGCAGGGGAGCACGGAAGCCTCCGTGTACCTCTGTTCACCGGCAACGGCAGCGGCGAGTGCGATCACCGGGGAGATCACGGACCCAAGGGAGGTGTGAGGCGTGAGGGTCTGGAAGTTCGGCGATAACGTCGACACGGACGCGATCATACCCGGGAGGTACCTCGTCGAGTACGAACCGGCGGTCCTCGCCACCCACGCCTTCGAGGGGACGAGGGACGAGTTTGCGCGCGATGCGAGGGAAGGGGACGTCATCGTCGCCGGGAGGAACTTTGGGTGCGGGTCGTCGCGCGAGCACGCTCCCCTCGCCCTCCTCGGCGCGGGCGTGAGGGTGATCATCGCCCGGTCTTTCGCGCGGATATTCTACAGGAACGCGATCAACGTCGGGATACTCCCCGTCGTCTGCCCCGGTGCCGACGAGATAGAGGACGGCGCGGAGATCGTCCTCCACCTCGATTCCGGGTACGTCGAGTCGGGTGGCAGGAAGTTCCCGGTCGAACCGGTGCCGGGGTTCCTCAAGGAGATCATCGACGCGGGAGGGCTCGTCGAGTACGCGCGGAGACTCGAGAGGGTGGAGACATGTACAGGGTCGCAGTGATCGGGGGAGACGGGATAGGCCCCGAGATCGTCGCCGAGGGAAGGAAAGTCCTCGACGCGGCCGCGGAACGGTTCTCCTTCGAGATCCAGTGGGAGGAGTTCGATATCGGCGCGGAGCGGTACCTGAAAACCGGCGAGCTCCTCACCGAGGACGACCTCTCCGAGCTCTCCCGGTTCAGAGCAATATACTTCGGCGCGGTGGGAGACGAGCGGGTGCGACCGGGGATCCTCGAGAAGGGCATCCTCCTCTCCCTGCGGTTTTACTTCGACCAGTACGTCAACTTGAGGCCCGTCCGGCTCCTCGAGGGCGCAAGATCACCGCTCGCGGGAAAGAGACCACAGGACATCGACTTCGTGGTCGTCAGGGAGAACACGGAGGATTTCTACGTGGGAGTCGGCGGGAGGTTCCGCGGCAGGGACCGGGCCCTCCACGAGGTCCATAGGGCGCTCTACAACATAAAGTTCGGGCTCGACTGCGAGAGCGACGCGGACGAGGTCGCGTACCAGATCGGGGTCATCACCCGCGAGGGGGCAAGGAGGGTGATATCGTACGCGGCGGACCTCGCGGAGAGGCGGAGGAAGAAACTGACGTCTGTCGACAAGGCAAACGTCCTCACCGAGGTGTACGGTCTCTGGAGGGAGGTTTTCTCCGAGGTGACCGCGGCGCACCCCGGCCTCGAGACCGAGTTTACATACGTCGACGCGGTGACGATGTGGTTCGTCAAGAATCCCGAGTCTTTCGACGTCGTGGTGACGCCGAACATGTTCGGGGACATCATCACGGACCTCGGGGCAATGATCCAGGGTGGCCTCGGCCTTGCCGCCGGCGGGAACATCAACCCCGAGGGGACATCCATGTTCGAGCCTATCCACGGGTCTGCACCGAAGTACAAGGGGAGAAACGAGGCCAATCCAATGGCGACGATCTGGGCAGGTTCGATGCTCCTCGACCACCTCGGCGAGCGGGAGGCGGCCGAGGCCGTCCTCTCCGCGGTCGCCCAGTCGATAAGGGACGGGATCGTGACGAGGGACATGGGCGGGTCGGCCCGGACATCGGACGTCGGGGACTACGTCGCTGCCCTCGTGCGGAGGATGTAGGAAAACGAGGGGGTGATGCCCGCGTTCCTCACGCGGGGCACGGCGAGGGGACCTTCGCGAAGTCCCAGAGGACGTGGTTCCTCGGCTGGCCGATCCCCCGCTCCTCGGGGAGCTCCACCACGGGTGCAACCCTCTCCCTCGAGGAGAGGACGTCCCGCAGGGACTCGAGGGAGACCGTGAAACGGTCGCCGTTTCCGAGGGTAATGTTGAGGGCCTTTCCCGAGCGCGAAGGCGCGGCCTTGCCCGCCTCTCCCCCGAGGTACTCCATCCAGTTCTGCTTGACCTTCCACACTGTTACGGTCGCCCCCTGCTCGAGGATCGCCGAGAGGTCGTCGACGGGAATGCAGAGCCGTGCACCGTGGATGTAGAGGAGGGCGACCTCCCTCGGGACACCCTCGCCGTCGAGGACCCTGTACCCGTTCCTGCAGAGGTATCCCGCCCGTCTCATGGTATTTGTCATCCTGATCCACCTTCTGGCGAGGGGGGTATATAAACCCTCGATGGGCGCGGTGTGAAAGTGTGCGCGCCCGCGGGGCCGTCCCCGTCACGTTCCCCCTCGGGTACTCCTCGCGGCACGGTCGGCACAGGCGTTCAGCACCGATTCAAAGAGGGAGAGCGTCCCCTCTATTCCCGCGAGGGGCCTTGGAGTGAGCCTGAATACGCCGCGGAGGGGCGGCGTTACCCCCACGAACGCGGCGTTTGGGCACGCGTGCCTCTCGAACGAGGACCCTAGGACGAGGTCAGGGGATTCACTCGAGAGGATATCGCGCACCGATGCGTAATTCCTCGCCGGCTCGACGCGGAACCTCCCCGGGACGGGTTCATTCCGCGAGCCGACCACGAGGATGTCTGCATCGAGGTACCGCTCGAGCATGGTGCCAATCTCGCGCATGGAGAGACACTGCCCGAAGAGTGCGACGCGGGGGGGATCGAATCGCCTCAGGAACCGGTCGCAGGCCGCGATCACCTTCTCTTCTGCCTCCGGGATCTCGTCGTCGAGTATCTCCGCGGTAGACTCGCTCTCCGGGTCGAGCCTCTCGAGGGCACGTGCGAGGTTGGAGAGGCCGAGGATGGTGCCAGCCCCCTCTCCCAGCGGGACGTCGAGGTCGGGATTCGTCGAGACCCTGAGCCGCGAGAGCGGCCGGCCGTACGCGTAGTGCCGGGTTGCGGGGATCGCGCCCGCCGGGATTCCGCACGCGGAAAGGATCCTCCGTGCCTCCCGGAGATCTCCCGCCGAGGAGAGGTCGTACGGCGAGAGGCCGACGATGTTCACGCCCTCGCCATCCGCCCGGAGACCGGCGCAGAGCGCCGCGGTGGCCCTCCGGTACCCTTCCTCGTACCCGCCCGAGAAACCGGGGGTCTCGATGACGCTGAACCTCGGCCTTTCGCCGTACCTCTCCTCGAGGATCTCCCTGATCTCCTCGCCCGTGACCGCGGGCACGCACGTGCACAGGACGGCAATCATCTCGTACCTGTGGGCGATCGCGTCGATCGTCCTCGCGAGGGCATCGCGGGTCCCAAGGACGATGTCCTTTTCGGAGAGGGAGGTGCAGTGCAGGGAGGCGTGGAGCACCGAAGCGGGGTAGTAGTAGCATCCGAGCGAGCCGTGGACGACAACCCCCACTCCCCCCGTCTCCGCGAGGGCGGCCGCGGCCCCCGTGAGCGCGCAGGGCCAGAGGGAACCGTCACACACGTGCACGGCAGGCACGCCTCCAGAGCGAGAGGACCTTCCGTATCCCGCCCGTGCCGACGGGGAAAGGGTCCGGCACGGGGACTTGTCTCCCCGAAGGGTGGATTGCCATCCCTGCAGCCTCCGCGATCTCCCTGCACGCTCCAAGGGAGTCGGCGTGCCCGGACGCTTCGCCGAACCGTATCCTCTCCCCCCGTAGGTGGCGGAACTCCCAAAAGATCCGTTCCTGCCGGGCTTCTTCTCCCGCGACGGCGGTCGAGACGTCGAGGGAGAGGATCTCGCCCAGCTCCTCGAGGAAGCATATCGTCCCCGACGGGCCGAGGGGAAACGAGCTCACGTAAGGTGTTCCGAACTCCGCCTCGAGGTGCTCCCCCACCGCGACCATCGAGGGGTCCCTGAGGATGTTGACCGCGCCCTGCGGGAGGCGCGAGATCCCCTCGACGCTCGACCTGCAGACAAACCGGGTGCAGACGGGGACACCGATCGCCGAGAGGAGG
Proteins encoded in this region:
- a CDS encoding ATP/GTP-binding protein; translation: MIRTGILGIDEMLGSGIPAGTRAIFSLEPGVDGRPFMYRILQSVLSSGKNALVIAPHSTRGAFAADFSQAMGTRLEGERGKVAILDSAVRDGINARVKGTRARLAEWQRAIHETIAREGIHVVFVYFDLLYEDFGLEPALSLLPGGKEARKLTTIVEHLNLEGDSLITHFASGGYFDLIISVHSALSSVPFFHFFTVEYVSWSRMPRRSVPYEVSEGVVRLYIPKIIVTGPPSCGKTTFVANASDTGLSADRGDLDGFRTTVAMDLGWLHLKGFDITLFGTPGQPRFDPIIPRIVRNAMGAIMMIDATRPETLPRARDLLTLVFSARIPFVVAVNKVDLPHRMDERMVRESLKLKDDVPVFFISSLRRSDVHSVLESMLDRITRHSA
- the dph5 gene encoding diphthine synthase, with translation MLTFVGLGLYDHRDVSVKGLEAIRRAGIVFFEEYTSRLAGTTILEMEEYFGREIRCVGRREIEEVPDVILEAAENQDVVLLTGGDPMVSTTHADLRIRAHRRGIKTAIIHGASIASAVCGLSGLQNYRFGKSCSVPFPRENWFPLTPAEVISANLARDLHTLVYLDIAGDRCMTVHEGVRLLEEMSRRCGFSIPLYVGIARAGSPHPDVFAGTAEEIFAHDFGPPLHVLVVPGSLHVVEREYLEVFGGL
- a CDS encoding DUF357 domain-containing protein, with product MTIAAWREAVARRLDGAAVHPPRGTVYHALAGEMEAMARSYLADGDFFLSRGDHVNALAAFSYALGWLDTAVSLGLLSPGDHSCGWLFAPVAVPGEERDRLVEKAGRYGKMLRAALGCTVPAPEEGTRVRASCDRIFCACTVLLEFGDTFASRGMAGNALGAYSYGHGWLDAGVRAGLFRITGNRVLFAV
- a CDS encoding flippase-like domain-containing protein, translated to MEKSERRWLWVSLGFSLVVLALILFFTVDSSTFTLLERMNPLFIVLALCIHLLALFFWSLRIWCMSRGLGYSVPLLHCVNLVYANLLVAAITPSQAGGEPVRVHELYRAGVKVGDATAIVITERILDGIVLGVGGAFFMFVLGSIWQTVGSIYSYFLYLSWIFITALVAMFLYSVKKPYILKRFLGGITRHVARFRGKEKAEYYARRIDREVDNFHSTLVLFIRQGKRGLLLGLVFTAVFWFLEAIIVSVILVGLSQPPILVESMIIQLIIAIIMMIPLTPGGSGIAEILFSTMYGLYIPHALIGIVVVLWRSILYYSNILLGLLGSLAIVRREARGSGADKP
- a CDS encoding bifunctional nuclease family protein; translated protein: MEAIRCSVKGVYMAIGPLGASPAVVISLPGEDMCIPIYIGLWEAISIRNALKGEIPPRPLTHDLFVEFMKAFGIELREMIIDSLEDGVYYARVIFIHDNQRTSMDCRPSDGIALSLRCNADLFVDDEVVADSSVRFSELTGLQDLDAFLGS
- the hisE gene encoding phosphoribosyl-ATP diphosphatase, with amino-acid sequence MAPSEGTLTALFEVIRDRVDHPRQGSYVASLVSDPKGIDRVLEKVGEEATEFILAVKNGKKEAIVGEAADLVFHLMIGLRAAGTEWDDVVGELEARRKGTSSQGTRRDPAGR
- a CDS encoding NusA-like transcription termination signal-binding factor, producing MERTIGFKERRYIEELRILTKATAIDCVIDEKYGRVIYVIKPGDMGLAIGKKGENIRRLQKVLGKKVEMVEYSDDLFQFIAHMFKPATVTATRQSAVPGTIDIVVKQKADLGLAIGKGGITIEKARILSRRFGGPEIGEVLVEEGTGGAQ
- a CDS encoding SIMPL domain-containing protein (The SIMPL domain is named for its presence in mouse protein SIMPL (signalling molecule that associates with mouse pelle-like kinase). Bacterial member BP26, from Brucella, was shown to assemble into a channel-like structure, while YggE from E. coli has been associated with resistance to oxidative stress.), whose protein sequence is MEPKPRAMRVALAGLLVLLVGAVLAGTAAAQGGDEKTLATSGRAETMVTPDRAVVTVSVVTENADVKAAQGENARTMDGVKAAIEGLGIPRRDLKTVGYSVVPVYDDSKGLFRPKVKYYQVTNSLQVTLRDVTRTGEVIDAAVTAGANQVGSIGFFVSDELEQSVRNELLAQAVNRAYSEASAVANAAGVKITGVKQITVSGYYPPRIYASNIAMMRAETGLDGVPTPIEAGEVKVTAEVSVVYLIG
- a CDS encoding 3-isopropylmalate dehydratase large subunit; the protein is MASTLVEKIFSRKCSRDVKAGDVVMVPVDLAMIHDITGPLAVQKFREMGGEKVFDPRRVFLLFDHQVPADSIPAAENHAFLRQFAREQGIENLDGREGICHQVVMERGRAAPGEVIVGADSHTCMYGAAGAFATGIGSTDMGFVLKFGALYFRVPQTVKVTAEGEFPWRVGPKDLILEIVRRVGADGATYQAIEFSGETFRKMGMAGRMTCCNMAVEMGAKAGIVPPDDVTWEYLAGKRDIAPFPLESDGGAPFSAEYTVDVSRLGPRVAVPHNVDQVVDVSKVAGTRIDQVFIGSCTNGRFEDLKEAADVLGERAFHPDVRVIVVPASRTEYLKALRAGLIEKFVSAGALVEAPCCGPCMGGAFGLLARGEVSLSTSNRNFRGRQGSTEASVYLCSPATAAASAITGEITDPREV
- a CDS encoding 3-isopropylmalate dehydratase small subunit, translated to MRVWKFGDNVDTDAIIPGRYLVEYEPAVLATHAFEGTRDEFARDAREGDVIVAGRNFGCGSSREHAPLALLGAGVRVIIARSFARIFYRNAINVGILPVVCPGADEIEDGAEIVLHLDSGYVESGGRKFPVEPVPGFLKEIIDAGGLVEYARRLERVETCTGSQ
- a CDS encoding isocitrate/isopropylmalate family dehydrogenase, encoding MYRVAVIGGDGIGPEIVAEGRKVLDAAAERFSFEIQWEEFDIGAERYLKTGELLTEDDLSELSRFRAIYFGAVGDERVRPGILEKGILLSLRFYFDQYVNLRPVRLLEGARSPLAGKRPQDIDFVVVRENTEDFYVGVGGRFRGRDRALHEVHRALYNIKFGLDCESDADEVAYQIGVITREGARRVISYAADLAERRRKKLTSVDKANVLTEVYGLWREVFSEVTAAHPGLETEFTYVDAVTMWFVKNPESFDVVVTPNMFGDIITDLGAMIQGGLGLAAGGNINPEGTSMFEPIHGSAPKYKGRNEANPMATIWAGSMLLDHLGEREAAEAVLSAVAQSIRDGIVTRDMGGSARTSDVGDYVAALVRRM
- a CDS encoding nitrogenase component 1, with the protein product MHVCDGSLWPCALTGAAAALAETGGVGVVVHGSLGCYYYPASVLHASLHCTSLSEKDIVLGTRDALARTIDAIAHRYEMIAVLCTCVPAVTGEEIREILEERYGERPRFSVIETPGFSGGYEEGYRRATAALCAGLRADGEGVNIVGLSPYDLSSAGDLREARRILSACGIPAGAIPATRHYAYGRPLSRLRVSTNPDLDVPLGEGAGTILGLSNLARALERLDPESESTAEILDDEIPEAEEKVIAACDRFLRRFDPPRVALFGQCLSMREIGTMLERYLDADILVVGSRNEPVPGRFRVEPARNYASVRDILSSESPDLVLGSSFERHACPNAAFVGVTPPLRGVFRLTPRPLAGIEGTLSLFESVLNACADRAARSTRGGT